From the Mya arenaria isolate MELC-2E11 chromosome 17, ASM2691426v1 genome, the window TTCCCACATTTCCAACCATCTTTTTTAGCAGTTATAACATTAAAGTAAGTTGCATACAAAAAATTCTTACATCTAAGCATGTCCTTTACCAGCTGCACTCTGTTCCTTTAGGGCTGTAGCAAAAAGGGGGTAGGCGCGCTTCAGTGCTCTGCGGTACATCACAAGGTCGGCACGAACAGTCATCGGATACTGGGCCTCAATAGAAAAAAGGTGattaattaagaatttaaaatggggatttttctttgaaaaaaatattatattgatgttCCATCTTTATTTAATAAGCGATATAATAACGTTTACTAAGAGATTTTCGAGTACATTTAAACGTGTAAGCATTTTGTAAccatcatttgtttaaaacatataaggATGCATAATATTAAGAAGAAAGCTTGATTCGTATTAATACAAATACTGAACCATCTGAAGAATCAATATcttgttcaaaattaaattgcaaCCTTCAGATATGCCGTGTTGTCCAAGTATACACTGGAAGTAGCACTACGTGTTTGTCTTATAACGACACGTGAATTTTCCCCCGGAGCGTTGTACCATGTATAACTTTGTTCCCAATTGGTAAGTTCCGTTATTATAGTCAGAGGAAAAACATTTAACGATCCCAGATGGTCCATGTATTGCATTACACTCCCCAGTGATTGGATGTATAATTGCTGAAATCACAACATAAGAAAGTATTTAGATGAGAAGCACTTATGCTTCAATTTGTGTCTGATACATTCATGCTTAATATTTTAACTCTTATATCACAAGTCACCGTATAAACAATGAATACAGCGACAGTAgactagtagtagtagaagtagtagtagtagtggtggtggtgttgttgttgatggtgaTGTTGGTGGCAGTTGCAGTGGCAGcggcagcagcagaagcagtagtagtagtagtagtagtagtagtagtagcagtagcagtagcagcagcagcagcagcagcagtagtagtaatagtagtagtagtagtagtagtagtagtagtagtagtagtagtagtagtagtagtagtagtagtaacaaTTTGCAaatgatgtatgttttatgcatgctTCAtgttgaacctcaaaactaaattaattttaattcatgttttatcCTACAAACCAACCTTTACACCGTGAAAGGCCctatatatttattactatttacttttatataagGTAAGAATTTAGAAGATACCTACCAATGCATATTTCCAAAAAAGGCTCGTATAAATTCATTGTGGTTTGATTCGTAAACTACGTAATGTGAAAGGAAATTGTATTGCTAAATTCCTTTACAATCTAGGTTCTGAAGACATAGAAATCTGAAACATTCTCTACACAAAGATGTTAAAGGCGTATACAAAAAAGTTCCATACAAACGAACATTaggttttatttgtatttacttgcgaaaaaaataaagtttaaccCTTTCatgtcatatttctttcaaaatgtttttgtgtaaacttaagtttttaaatttcattaaaaatgcacATACAACTGGCACAAATATCCAATGCAAATTGAAACGAcgtatcaaaataaaacaagtcgATCTAAGACTACACTATTATTTTAAAGGGTTCGGtttaaacagtttatatttcaaaaagatcggcatatagtttatatttatttttacacaaagTCGACGAGTACATGTTAACAGCTTATTACAAGTGGTGTGTACAGAATCGAGAAGATTTGATTCTGTCATGGTCAGCCCCTTAAAAgtattgcaatattttagaaaaaaacattctctCGGTGCACAATCTTTGTGATAATATGATAATATGTCCCTTTGTaccaaaatgtattttgaacacATATATTTGGGTGATATTAAAATATCGGAATGTGCCTTTATTCTTTATCAAGAAGCAATGATAAAACTGTCAAGTGGTTTGTTTATATGGAAAAAGGGTTTCGATTAATGTTCTTGATTATGACATCTTGggataaaatagttttgtaaacaaattccACTGGTGATACGAGCGGATAGCTACAAGCagattaaattgtttatttgatatatgagccgcatcgcgcgattgTAGGCCTTCGGACATTCATTGGCTTTAATTACTTTATTGGATATTTGAattacagttgaacaccgttaatccgaaataGTAAGGACCCAAAATATTTCGAAATAGCGgtatttcggattaacaattttcagcaAATGACAGCGTTCGCGAGTTATGGATGACCTGAAATGTTAAATCGTGAAgattgcaataaaattaaaacttatattgTGAAAGATACGTTTTTACAAGTAAGACCATGTATTCCGCATTTAGAAAGCTACATTTGACGTAGTTCATACAGTCCTTACGAAAGCACATAATTGAAATGACGTGCAGGATTAACGTGCCAATATTACAATTagcttataattttaattgttttcctaATACGGACTTTTAATGCGCATTCCTATATTAACAAACTGGCAAACAGTTTTTAATTAGACATGTAGCTATCTCGGAAAAGCCTGGTTTGCACTTTGTCTACTCCAAAGTCGACAAGAGACGTGTTTATCTCTTAACAAATAAAGGTTAAATTGTAGCTACATAGTATTTTTCAAGAACATAGCGCACTGACTAATGAGCATGAAGTTATAAACACTGGCTGAGAGTCAAACGTTGCAACGTGACACCTTTTTGGTCTTAAGAAAACAAGATTGTTATCCTCATTAAAAGCTGCTAATACTTGCTTTGCTGCCCTGGAGACACGAGTATCTTTTCGGACTGTGTGCATTACGGTTTTAACATTTTAGGGCCTTGAGATTTATCAATCCCATTTGAGTGTGCTAGTATTTTAGCCACATACTTAACTGTCTTATCATTGCGGCTTGATAACATATAAAGGCACAGTCAGGTTTATCTAATTGGCTCTACACCAAAGAACGCTGTGTAGAATTCACAACCATGATGGCAGATATATACTCgcttcaaattaataaattgtcatgcaaacattatttaaagaatttgtGTTTCGAGTAAATATATGAATCCTGAATGTTCGCATCACGTGCAAACCGGGTGCTTTTTAATAGGCCGATAATCAATCTTAGGACCAATTATCCTGTTCATCGATtttgtgcgtgcgtgcatgtgtgtgtgtgcatgtgtttgtgtgcgtgtgtgtgtgtgtgtgtgtgtgtgtgtgtgtgtgtgtgtgtgtgtgtggataTGATGACattctcatattttttttaatttgcttaaTGATTGTTTGTGTAATGTTTAAACTCTCTTTGAAATAACAACTGTTAAAATTACACCCTTCAAAACAATAGTGTATTCTAAGATCTTTTTCGTATTTCATTTTGTCGATTACGTTTGATGAGCTTGGACGCTACCTACACTTTTAGTTAAGAGCGTTGTTCTgtgacaataataataatgtaaaaaaatggaCCCTTTTAAACATATGCGAATGCGAATGCGCTTTTTTGTTCAGTTCGCAGGAGCAATGCCATGCAAGGGTTAAGCTTTTAAGTGTGGGTGCAACTTTTTcctataaaacaatataacaaaacaaaaactgataATTGTTTGCATGGATCACTATTGTATTGGCCTTTAACCTCCTTATCTGGACAAAGATTTAAACTTccttttcatttgaaattggtttgaatttgtttttagcATAACTATTTTCATTTGCTTTCCGAACTGTACGAATAAATCACAATGAACATATACGAGTTTTTTTTGGAAATAGTCATCGGTACGTAtaatacaaatgcatttattttaaaatatgtatgatgTCCCTACCACTGTGCAAAGGGTTTGACgaaccaaaacataaaatgtttcaaaggtGGATTTTTTTAACCCTTTTGGATTGTTTTCACTTTCGcgatataaatcaaacatacttTGCAACATGAGTAGGCGTATTCAGGAGTAAagcaaattttacgaaataaaaacaacaaaaaaacaaatttgtggctcaaaaatctttttcaaatttttttgcaaaactttCTCTTTTTGCCAAAAGCTTTTGTAGTttgtcaaatacaaatatttaatcaacaatgtattgtgAATTTTTCCTTAAATTTTCTATATTTCGAAAGATATTTGCAAtttaatttaactatttttacGGTTTTATTAGTAAAAACATGCAGCCAAATTGAGGGTGAAAACACGACATAACAATGTGTCACGTTTTTATCTCCGATTTTGGGCAAGGGGCATGTGTTCGTTTGTCATCGTGAGTTTGTTATAACAACTCAACACTTCTGCTACTGCAACTTCTattgatgctgctgctgctggtgatGCTGCTACTTCGTTTACAGCTTCTCCTACCACTTCTCCTGCAACTGCTACTACCagcactaccactactactctgctgctgctgctgctgctactgctactgctactgctactactactactactactactactactactactactactactactactactactactactattacgaCTAAtattactactgctactgctgttgttgctgttactACTAATACTGCTGATGATACtgcaactactactacttaatATGAACGTTACTGCTTTTAATCTAAATACTTTTTTCATCTTTTAGTTCTAGCAATTATACAACCTATCACCGGGGAGTGTAATGAATTTTCTGGACCATCCGGGATCGTAGAATGTTTTTCGTCTGCTCGATATAACGGAGACTACCAATGGGGAACATGTTTAACCAAGGCGTATATAGAACAACGGTCCGAGGGAAACTATACTTGTGAAGATCGTACAAGAACATACTGTTACTACCAGTGTATGCTTGAACAATACGAAGTACTTCAaggtttgcattttaaaattacatttaaaattgacattttaccgaccgttccaaggcggtacctaacaattcttgataaacataacaattatttttatatctatagtatttatgcactgtgctgtttgtagaattttgtgctgttctatgtttcttgtttgtgattttgtgttctatgtctttggcgtttgcccattgccagtaaaccgggtttatgtttaaacctttttgctactaagcatgtttctgtagctttttgcataaatattgaatttaattgtTCGTTACGGATACATCAGATGATTGCGCAAAACTTTCACAATGAGGCAATGAACTCTTTCTTGTTAATACCATACATCTCGTGCGTCTACAGTATGAGTTTTAGTCAGTGCCTTATAtgttaaagcaaacaaataatgaaaagaGATCACAAGTTTATCcgaatgtttttcattttcccCTTCCCCAACTCCCGTCTCCCACAcgcccccccccaaaaaaaaaaataaaaaaataaaaatcaaaaaaaaaatcaaaaaaaaaaatcaaattgctTCACTACCAAATAAGTAATGGAAAATCAATCATTCAATCTCATCGCACTTTAAAGAGCAGTTCCCATTCTGAATGCTTAATCATACTTCTTTTAAATTAGGCCCAGTAAACGAGGATTGTTCTTGCCGACCGGGTTACGCACTACATAGTACAGAAGCGCCCTTATCCGCTTGGTGCTACAGCCCTGATGGAACAGAGTGTAGTTGGTATAGGACATGCTTAGAGgtaattatgttttgtatgtaacttacaataatgttataattgctaaagaaaaatgaatttaaatattgggacaagtgtgaggctGTGGCCATACATATAATTTGATGCCTTCAGTAGACGCGTGTTTCAGTGAACTCGTGTTacgctgaccgttccaagacggtaatccaatcatttattaataaagctATTTGAATGCTTCtgtggtctgtttgtgttgtttgtatttgggcatgtggtgtttatacgtttgtgtttcTAGTTCACTGTAGTTTAAACCCTTGTGTTGTACTTTAAAGGTGTTTATGCTTAAATGTATGACAACTAGGGCTGTCccggtagttttcattgttttatttaagagTTTGACCTTTCCGTGCTGTGCCCCAACATTTTTGGATACATACATTTGATGCATGTGTCATTTGTCTTTGATGCCTTGCTACTCGGCGATGTTGTTTCCTTTGAGGAATATGCATATACACGTTATTGATATAACTATACCCgctgaaaatacacatttgCTTTGCAAACTAAAATTGGCATTCTTTTCATCTACTTTTCCTTCAATCAACTGTTATGTATAAAGTATATTAAGATTCgagtttatttataataacaacaCGTTGCCTATAACAAATGTAGGTTGCTTTAAGCATTAGTCACTGACGAAcggattgattgattgtttttatgtataaagTATATTAAGATTCgagtttatttataataacaacaCGTTGCCTATAACAAATGTAGGTTGCTTTAAGCATTAGTCACTGACGAAcggattgattgattgtttttcTTTGGCATGAAAAGGGAAATACGTGTCGGGtcagtggtctagtggtaacacactggACAGCCATTCCTTAAAACCACAGGTTCAATCGCCTGCCTCGacactaaaaatactaattgtCTTCCTATAGGGACGTTAAACATGGGTTGCGTGTTCTATAAACTGACGCGCGTTAAAGATCCAGTATAGCTCTGAAAGGGTTATATTTTGCCTGTGCTAAATGCCCCACAATCTCATGAAGCGGATACTCTTAATAGGACCAGCGACTACGGACGAGGCCACTGGTGTCGTTAAATATACGTCACTCAATACCAATCTCAGgaataaaacaacatgatttcaaaaacaatttataatgcAAGGTAGCTTATATTTAAAGTAAGTTTATCTCCTAACACAAATAAACCAGTTGACCTTGGCAAATTAGAACATGATTTTACTTCTGATAATTTTTGTTCGTCTCTGCATGTACAAGCCACAGTTTTATCTCAATGAACTCGTATCAGTACAAATCGGCCAAATGTTGCTCCGAGTCTTAGTCTCACACAGACAATGAAGAATTCATCTATTGGTCGAAGTTTTCGTTTCTTGCCTGGTTTCGATACCTTTCTGGTttcggtacctaacaattctagataaacataccaattattgatatatatatatatatatatatatatatatatatatatatatatatatatatatatatatatatatatatatatatatatatatatatatatatatatatatatatatatatatatatatatatatatatatatatatatatatatatatatatatagtatttatgcactgtgctgtttgcagagttttgtgctgttctatgtttcttgtttgtgattttgtgttctatgtctttggcgtttgcccattgccagtaaaccgggtttatgtttaaacgttttgctactgagcatgtttctgtatctttttgcataaatattgatggTAGCTCTTTTTGGATTTTATCTTGTAGTTGTAGTGTTCGTTTCTGACCTTCCCAGTCAGTTAATCGATCAGCACCATGTTTGATGAAAGTTTGAAAGAACAGCATAAACACTGCATATGTGGGAAAACCTGTGTAAAACGGAGTATTACCGTCATTGCCTGCTATAATGTCTTCTGGCTTATAGCCACCACTTGTCTGAGaggtgtctgtctgtgttgatGATTCCTCTGTTGGCTTCTTCTCTGTAACATAATTTGGTGTCCTCAACCTCAATAGTTGTACAGTTTGCTAAACTGTCTTCAAAAGTTTCTGGAAGGCAGTAATGTTCAATTTTCCTTGCAAAGAAAATCTCCCTTTCTGGCACTGGAAATTCTGTTTCATTAACATGTTCCATGTCATCAAGATTAGCGTCTGTATTCACATGCTTGAATAGTGGACGCCTTAATCTGCTGTCAAGGTTTACTTTAGTTTTTCCTAGATTGTAATATTTAGGTACATATTCAGTACACACTGTCGATTTTCGAAGTGAAGAGAACATATTCTGGTATTGTCATTTACATTGAGATTTGGCCGATGAAGCTTGAGAGCTCTTAACCAGGCCATTCTCCTAGATTTTTCATGCTTTGATTGGCCGCCAGAAATGCGATGAAGGGTCACACGAAAGTCATCACCAAGGATCTGATTCTCATAGTAATGGCACAATGCACAATATCGTTTTCCTCCAGATGAAGCTCCTTTCCTTAAAGTCTTGTTTGGGGGGAGGTTCTCATTGTTGTCCATCATTCATTGACGCCAGGAGACAGAATTATCgctttaaacttattatttgttaaatccGTTCTAAGTAAACGAAGCATCATGTTCAAGTTTGCTTACTATAATTTATTACTATACAGTTCGTATCCATTTTCCAGTGGAATTGAAATAACGTCccaattatcatttttaatttgtagacatataattttgtttttagctcgaTAGTGATAAAAGCTATAAACTCATATGAATCGCTATCgctatttatataaaaaaacttcagaaacaagctcagtagccaaaagttaaaacattaaccccgtttaatggcacagggacgacatagaacacaaaacaatatattacgaacaagaaacatggaacaacagcacaaacaaaatagtgcaaatatactatataaaacaaaccaggtgtgtttatcaatgatCGTTAGGTACTGCTTTGGTAaaatgtcagtaaaatgtatatatactgtttttaaccagtttgtgtgcacaacctcactcttatctgTGTCCCTTCCTCCTTATTGCATACATCTCAACACTTGACGTCATCCCTCATGGGACCGACATATGCTGAATGTTAATGAATGTACAAATGTAAAGTAGTGCATACACAATTTAACTGACAGGCacttcgggggcattcgtcacttacggtcagtaaaatataaatttactgggcGTTTATTATTGATGCAAAAAGCTaaagaaacatgctcagtaaaccagtttatgtgcacaacctcactcttatacCAAACATCCTGAATAAAGGAAatcgtaaaaggtaaatcttatcaaagtatgcatccaactcattttaaaatgcCAAAAGAACGTTTCAAAGCGTAGGCCTGACCTCTATGAGCTCTTGTTTGAAAGTCGAACATCCCCTAGATCACTCTTACCCTAAACGTTACTAGTCCCAGTGACCGTATTATCATGACACTGCCACgtttttatatgataaatgaCGCGCGcggtgggggaggggggggggggggggtagggggGCTTGTTCAAGAACGATTCACGTCTGTGCTCTGTGTTTTTGAAAAGTACAAAGCTTTACATTTTGCGATCGGCATATATGAGTGGAGAGTGAAGcgtaattttaatgttttaataattgctCACAATCATTAATAAGTCGCTTTaattggtgtttattcacatgCCATGATGAGCTGACAGGAACAAAAATGTTCAGCAAACGTCTATTAATAAGACTTAAAACCAAATCGTtacgtttttttaaaaaaaacgatgaGTTATCCTGTATTGAAACAAATccatgttgtgtttgtttatcGGTAAAACAGAACAGACTATGTTCTAAAAAGGAAAATGGCTTAcacttttcttaaatatttgtatcaatattCATGTACCGTGTTTctttcattgcaaaatatttagaTAACGGTTATTGGAAGTTTCGATATGTTCAGTGTCCCGAATATTTGGATATAAGTAATGAATAAGAAACGTGTGATTCATTAAGATTATATAGTTCTGTCATCATGCTTCTTTCATATGacgtaaagaaataaataaaagtactcTTTTATATTATTACAGAAGCGATACCCCTGTAGTGGGTCTGAGGCATCTTACGCATTAGACTATGGCGATAAATTCTGTAGTTTGTACACCCAAAACTACAATGGTTTCGATGAAATAGGAAAGAAGTGGATCGATGCGGTGCGTAAATGTCTCCAAGTTGCTCTTGTACCGTTGCTGCGTCCGTACAATCACCCTAGCTGTGACGAAATAAAAGACGCTGCATTTAGAAGCCATTCTGGGTGTTACGTAAGCCCGTACCCGGGTGCACCCTCGTTTTGTGACATCGGATGGTCCAACTATTGGAAAGTTTTCTGGACAATAAAGTCAGCTTTTGTAAGCAATTTTTGGAACACAGTAGGGCAAGGATTGAAAACGGGTTTCGGCTGCATTAGTAATAGGATAGCAGAGCCGGAGGATATTCACATGTTAAAAGTTTCTGTTGAGCAAATAATGGATGATAGTGTTGAAAAACTCGAACAATCACTTACGGAGTACATTCCCGAACATGTTACAGTATATGTGTTTCAAGATTCTAATCGACGAGAAAGAAGTACAGATCCGTCAAATTCCATAGTTATGAATGTGTTATTATTTGATCGGATAAAATACGACCTCAACTATAAAAACGTTTCTAACATCAGTTTTGACGGCGTTATAACACAACTGGAGGATGACATTGAAACTGGACAGTATCAACTTGATATTGGAGTTCCAATAGAAGAGATCAGCTTTTGCCCAGATATTGAATGCCATAATATAACAAGAAAAGTGGTACTTGGTTCGGAAAAGGAAAGTACAGTGGTACCTGGTCCGGAACAGGAAAGTACAGTGGAACCTGGTCCGGAAAAGGAAAGTACAGTGGTACCTGGTCCGGAAAAGGAAAGTACAGTGGTACCTGGTCCGGAAAAGGAAAGTACAGTGGTACCTGGTccagaaaagaaaaatacagtGGAACCTGGCCCGGAAGTGGAAAGTACTGGATTGTCTATCGGGGTTATAATAGGTATAGTTGTTGGCGTTATAAttggtgttgttgttcttgGTGCTTTAGGCTTGCTCTTCATCAGAAAAATGTAAcgattttgtcaaatatttgaaacGTGTGTAATTAATCAGAACCATGAAACATTTATACTTCATGACTGCGTTTTCCGAAGTTAAAAAAGATCATAATTTCATGAAACGGTGTGTACCACACCGAGCACGTTCTCAAAGTTTACATATGCCTTAAAGGAATTAGTTCTTCTTATATCCTACCATTGTTGTTTCGTGATTTATGTTCAGAACGCGATATTCTTGTCAATGACTATGTATACTGATAGTACAAAATAATGGAAAAAGATGAAGCCGCACATGTGGTCATTTTCTTGCGTTAATATCGAATAACATCGTGTTAAAGTTGTAAAATAGGTTATTTAGCCTTAATTATGTGGTTTCATGTGCAAAAgactgtttgtgttttttttattcatttcgtTTTTGCACCTCGACGAATATAACAAAGGATATATATAATGCtttcttgttttgttatattttcattggaaggaaagattagctagtgcatgtcgcttttatttttaaaaatgttttctttatttgttcccagtttttgtacaatgatgatttttattatgaaactctatgatcacacagttttaaaccattaattttataaggcagactgtgtgtgatgtttataGTATCAAACAATGACAGC encodes:
- the LOC128223619 gene encoding uncharacterized protein LOC128223619, with the translated sequence MNIYEFFLEIVIVLAIIQPITGECNEFSGPSGIVECFSSARYNGDYQWGTCLTKAYIEQRSEGNYTCEDRTRTYCYYQCMLEQYEVLQGPVNEDCSCRPGYALHSTEAPLSAWCYSPDGTECSWYRTCLEKRYPCSGSEASYALDYGDKFCSLYTQNYNGFDEIGKKWIDAVRKCLQVALVPLLRPYNHPSCDEIKDAAFRSHSGCYVSPYPGAPSFCDIGWSNYWKVFWTIKSAFVSNFWNTVGQGLKTGFGCISNRIAEPEDIHMLKVSVEQIMDDSVEKLEQSLTEYIPEHVTVYVFQDSNRRERSTDPSNSIVMNVLLFDRIKYDLNYKNVSNISFDGVITQLEDDIETGQYQLDIGVPIEEISFCPDIECHNITRKVVLGSEKESTVVPGPEQESTVEPGPEKESTVVPGPEKESTVVPGPEKESTVVPGPEKKNTVEPGPEVESTGLSIGVIIVGFAVRSRTLLLLTLLLVGSVGHKRSHMAVAMRLEGKTGAGTPEERAV